In the genome of Rhizobium rhizogenes, one region contains:
- the tsaE gene encoding tRNA (adenosine(37)-N6)-threonylcarbamoyltransferase complex ATPase subunit type 1 TsaE, translating to MSEDILPITIPLAGEKDTIRLGEDLALALKAGDCLALIGDLGAGKSTLARAFIRAMADEPGLEVPSPTFTIVQTYATRIPVAHLDLYRLSDVSELDELGIDEMLEDGICLIEWPEIAGEVLPPDQTITLRLTHSGEGRVAVIEAPAQQKARLDRVFAIREFLTRNGRGDAVRRFLSGDASTRAYETISTEGPDLILMDWRRPLRGAIIADGKTYAEIAHLAQDARSFVAIGNYLRNSGFRAPEILAADIDQGILLLEDLGRDGVLAPDGTPMEDRYLQSVACLAALHQAPLPDVLPVVDGSVYEVPPFDRQAMKIEVSLLAEWYLPHKRGKPLSDSEKSDYYALWDSLIDSLAGCETGLLLRDFHSPNLLWQAQNSGIRQVGLIDFQDAMIGPTAYDLASIVQDARVTIAPELQARLLSHYLERRRREPSFDEAAFHRAFAIMSAQRNCKLAGIWVRLMERDGKPGYMKHMPRTFRYLTAAFSHPELAPLRDWCLRMGMEFND from the coding sequence ATGAGCGAAGACATCTTGCCGATCACCATTCCCCTTGCGGGAGAAAAAGACACCATCAGGCTCGGCGAGGACCTTGCGCTGGCCCTGAAGGCCGGCGATTGCCTGGCGCTGATCGGCGACCTCGGCGCCGGCAAGTCGACCCTCGCCCGCGCCTTCATCCGGGCAATGGCGGATGAGCCTGGTCTCGAAGTTCCAAGCCCCACCTTCACGATCGTCCAGACCTATGCCACGCGCATTCCGGTTGCCCATCTCGATCTCTACCGGCTGTCGGACGTATCGGAACTGGACGAACTCGGCATCGACGAAATGCTGGAGGATGGCATCTGCCTGATCGAATGGCCCGAGATTGCCGGCGAAGTTCTGCCGCCGGACCAGACGATCACCCTGCGGCTGACGCATTCAGGGGAAGGTCGTGTGGCCGTGATCGAGGCTCCCGCCCAACAGAAGGCGCGGCTCGATCGTGTTTTCGCCATCCGCGAATTTCTGACAAGAAATGGCAGGGGCGATGCGGTCCGTCGCTTTTTGAGCGGTGACGCTTCCACACGCGCCTATGAGACCATTTCAACCGAGGGTCCCGACCTTATTCTGATGGACTGGCGACGGCCCTTGAGAGGTGCGATCATCGCCGATGGCAAGACCTATGCGGAGATCGCCCATCTTGCCCAGGATGCCCGCTCGTTCGTGGCGATCGGCAATTATCTGCGAAACAGCGGCTTCCGTGCACCGGAGATTCTGGCGGCGGATATCGATCAGGGCATTCTTCTTCTGGAGGACCTCGGCCGGGATGGTGTGCTTGCGCCTGACGGAACGCCGATGGAGGACCGCTATCTGCAAAGTGTGGCCTGTCTCGCCGCACTTCACCAGGCTCCTTTACCCGACGTGCTGCCGGTGGTTGATGGCAGCGTCTATGAGGTTCCGCCCTTTGACCGGCAGGCAATGAAGATCGAGGTCTCGCTGCTGGCGGAGTGGTATCTGCCCCATAAACGCGGTAAACCGCTCAGCGATAGTGAGAAGAGTGACTATTACGCCCTCTGGGACAGCCTGATCGACTCGCTCGCCGGCTGCGAAACAGGGCTTCTGCTGCGCGATTTCCATTCGCCCAACCTTCTCTGGCAGGCGCAGAATAGCGGCATCCGGCAGGTCGGCCTGATCGATTTTCAGGACGCGATGATCGGCCCGACCGCCTATGATCTCGCCTCCATCGTGCAGGATGCACGGGTCACCATCGCGCCCGAATTGCAGGCACGTCTGCTCTCCCACTATCTGGAGCGCAGAAGACGTGAACCCTCATTCGATGAAGCCGCTTTCCACAGGGCTTTCGCCATCATGTCGGCACAGCGCAACTGCAAGCTCGCCGGTATCTGGGTCAGGCTGATGGAACGGGACGGCAAACCCGGTTATATGAAACATATGCCGAGGACGTTCCGCTACCTCACCGCTGCGTTTTCGCATCCGGAACTTGCGCCGCTCCGGGACTGGTGCCTCCGCATGGGCATGGAATTTAACGACTGA
- the ahcY gene encoding adenosylhomocysteinase translates to MSLEKDYIVADINLAAFGRKELDIAETEMPGLMSCRKEFGESKPLKGARITGSLHMTIQTGVLIETLKELGADIRWASCNIFSTQDHAAAAIAAAGIPVFAVKGETLTEYWEYTDRIFQWTDGGLSNMILDDGGDATMYILLGARAEAGEDVLSNPGSEEEEILFAQINKRLKASPGWFTKQRDALKGVTEETTTGVHRLYDLSKKGLLPFPAINVNDSVTKSKFDNKYGCKESLVDGIRRATDVMMAGKVAVVCGYGDVGKGSAASLQGAGARVKVTEIDPICALQAAMDGFEVVRLEDVVSSADIFITTTGNKDVIRIEHMREMKDMAIVGNIGHFDNEIQVASLRNLKWTNIKPQVDMIEFPKGNRIILLSEGRLLNLGNATGHPSFVMSASFTNQVLGQIELFTKQGEYKNEVYVLPKHLDEKVARLHLEKLGVRLTELSDLQADYIGISKEGPFKAEHYRY, encoded by the coding sequence ATGAGCCTTGAGAAGGACTACATCGTCGCCGATATCAACCTTGCCGCATTCGGCCGCAAGGAGCTGGACATCGCCGAAACCGAAATGCCGGGCCTGATGTCCTGCCGCAAGGAATTTGGCGAAAGCAAGCCGCTGAAGGGCGCACGCATCACCGGTTCTCTTCACATGACGATCCAGACCGGCGTTCTGATCGAGACGCTGAAGGAACTGGGCGCGGACATCCGCTGGGCCTCCTGCAACATCTTTTCGACCCAGGACCATGCGGCAGCGGCCATTGCGGCAGCCGGCATTCCGGTCTTCGCCGTCAAGGGTGAAACCCTGACGGAATATTGGGAATATACCGACAGGATCTTCCAGTGGACCGATGGCGGTCTGTCCAACATGATCCTCGACGATGGCGGCGACGCCACCATGTATATCCTGCTCGGCGCACGCGCCGAAGCCGGCGAGGACGTTCTGTCCAACCCCGGCTCCGAAGAAGAAGAAATCCTCTTCGCGCAGATCAACAAGCGCCTGAAGGCTTCTCCCGGCTGGTTCACCAAGCAGCGCGACGCACTGAAGGGTGTCACGGAAGAAACGACGACCGGCGTTCACCGTCTTTACGATCTCAGCAAGAAGGGTCTGCTGCCCTTCCCGGCGATCAACGTCAATGACAGCGTCACCAAGTCGAAGTTCGACAACAAATACGGCTGCAAGGAATCGCTCGTCGACGGCATTCGCCGCGCAACCGACGTGATGATGGCCGGCAAGGTTGCAGTGGTCTGCGGTTACGGCGATGTGGGCAAGGGTTCTGCCGCTTCGCTGCAGGGCGCCGGCGCCCGCGTGAAAGTCACCGAAATCGACCCGATCTGCGCGCTTCAGGCCGCCATGGACGGTTTCGAAGTCGTTCGTCTGGAAGATGTGGTCTCTTCCGCCGATATCTTCATCACCACGACAGGCAACAAGGACGTCATCCGCATCGAGCATATGCGCGAGATGAAGGACATGGCCATCGTCGGCAATATCGGCCATTTCGACAACGAGATTCAGGTCGCCTCGCTGCGTAACCTGAAGTGGACGAACATCAAGCCGCAGGTCGACATGATCGAATTCCCGAAGGGCAACCGCATCATCCTTCTGTCCGAAGGCCGCCTGCTGAACCTCGGCAATGCCACCGGCCACCCGTCCTTCGTCATGTCTGCGTCCTTCACCAACCAGGTGCTTGGCCAGATCGAGCTCTTCACCAAGCAGGGCGAATACAAGAACGAAGTTTACGTGCTGCCGAAGCATCTCGACGAGAAGGTTGCGCGCCTTCATCTCGAGAAGCTCGGTGTGCGGCTAACAGAACTTTCCGATCTGCAGGCAGATTATATCGGCATCTCCAAGGAAGGCCCGTTCAAGGCTGAACACTACAGATATTAA
- a CDS encoding PAS domain-containing sensor histidine kinase: protein MTVHNSDLREQTVQRVENTQAGVTLSAQALARCRLAISAVRTGFSRLPVLMSGTILAGSASVALAQDGLVAKTGARLFSSGETITYSLFVGMLSATLFSVVWLVRQRGNIEAESSEYRQALAETHHKIAKYEALISDKGRRIVIWDGADKRPEFLGQLPVETGAPQADHDFLAFGRWLKPSSASQLEKSLEKLRSHAQSFDLTIETQRGEVIEVQGRVSGGNAFARFVALNNLRAELAELQVERERLIASVSTFQELLDSIEQPVWRRNGEGDLIWVNHAYAQAVDARSTEQAVQEKRELLNTVTRQKIRAAATPESPYHDRISTVVSGNRTFFDVVDIKTAAGSAGIAIDATEAEAISEELKRVLKSHAETLDHLATPVAIFDGRQRLQFYNQAFATLWGFDLVFLESGPDNSELLDRLRTAGKLPEQLNWKNWKETALSVYRSLDTKTDLWHLPNGQTLRVIATAHPQGGATWVFENLTEQVDLQMRYNTLVKVQGETIDHLAEGVAVFGADGRIRLSNPAFRALWGVTADQAETGTHIRAIETACAQSYDRPDGWRSFSQFITSFDDERPSRQGTLELLSGLVLDYAIIPLPDAQTMLTFVNMTDSVRAERALKEKNDALLKADELKNDFVQHVSYELRSPLTNIIGFTDLLKTPGIGQLTERQAEYLDHISTSSSVLLTIVNDILDLATVDAGIMQLNYSDNDLNELLEDVSVQIADRLQESGISLEIVAPAHLGSLVADHQRLKQILIKLLTNAINFAPEGSSVQLSCQRSEGDFVFSVADKGPGIPEDMLKTVFDRFATRGNGGRRTGAGLGLSIVESFVSLHHGTVSIDSRPGNGTIVTCRIPAGTRPHSIAAE, encoded by the coding sequence ATGACGGTTCACAATTCGGATCTGCGCGAGCAGACAGTTCAACGCGTTGAAAACACGCAGGCTGGCGTGACACTGAGCGCGCAGGCTCTGGCGCGTTGCCGGCTGGCGATCAGCGCGGTCCGGACAGGCTTCTCACGGCTGCCCGTGCTGATGTCGGGTACGATACTTGCCGGTTCGGCAAGCGTTGCGCTGGCTCAGGACGGCCTTGTCGCAAAGACCGGCGCAAGACTGTTCTCTTCCGGGGAAACGATTACCTATTCGCTGTTCGTCGGCATGCTTTCGGCAACGCTGTTTTCCGTCGTCTGGCTGGTGCGCCAACGGGGTAACATCGAGGCGGAAAGCAGCGAATACCGCCAGGCGCTTGCCGAAACCCATCACAAGATCGCCAAATATGAAGCGCTGATTTCCGACAAGGGCCGGCGCATCGTCATCTGGGACGGCGCCGACAAGCGGCCGGAGTTTCTGGGACAATTGCCCGTGGAAACCGGCGCCCCGCAGGCGGACCATGATTTTCTTGCCTTCGGACGCTGGCTGAAACCGTCCTCCGCGAGCCAGCTTGAAAAATCCCTCGAAAAACTTCGCAGCCACGCACAGAGTTTCGATCTGACCATAGAGACGCAGCGCGGCGAAGTGATCGAGGTTCAGGGCCGGGTTTCCGGCGGCAATGCCTTTGCGCGTTTCGTGGCCCTCAACAATCTGCGTGCAGAGCTTGCCGAACTGCAGGTGGAGCGCGAGCGCCTGATCGCCTCCGTCTCGACATTTCAGGAGCTTCTCGATTCCATCGAGCAACCCGTCTGGCGGCGCAATGGCGAAGGCGACCTCATCTGGGTCAACCATGCTTATGCGCAGGCGGTGGATGCGCGGAGCACCGAACAGGCCGTTCAGGAAAAACGCGAGCTGCTGAACACTGTTACCCGGCAGAAGATACGCGCGGCGGCGACCCCGGAATCGCCCTATCATGACCGTATTTCGACGGTGGTTTCCGGCAACCGCACCTTTTTCGATGTCGTCGACATCAAGACGGCGGCCGGCTCGGCCGGCATCGCCATCGATGCCACCGAGGCGGAAGCCATCAGCGAGGAACTCAAGCGGGTCCTCAAGAGCCACGCCGAAACGCTGGATCATCTGGCAACCCCCGTCGCCATTTTCGATGGCCGGCAGCGGCTGCAATTCTACAATCAGGCTTTTGCGACCCTCTGGGGCTTCGATCTGGTTTTCCTCGAATCCGGGCCTGACAATTCCGAGCTTCTGGACAGGCTGCGCACCGCCGGCAAATTGCCGGAGCAGTTGAACTGGAAGAACTGGAAGGAGACGGCGCTTTCCGTCTACCGCTCGCTCGATACCAAGACCGATCTCTGGCACCTCCCGAACGGGCAGACGCTGCGGGTAATCGCAACGGCTCATCCGCAGGGTGGTGCTACCTGGGTTTTCGAAAACCTGACCGAACAGGTCGACCTGCAGATGCGCTACAACACGCTGGTAAAGGTGCAGGGCGAGACCATCGACCATCTGGCGGAAGGGGTCGCCGTGTTTGGCGCGGATGGGCGCATTCGCCTGTCCAACCCGGCATTCCGGGCGCTCTGGGGCGTGACCGCCGATCAGGCGGAAACGGGAACCCATATTCGCGCCATCGAAACCGCCTGCGCGCAATCCTACGACAGGCCGGATGGCTGGCGTTCCTTCAGCCAGTTCATCACCAGCTTCGACGACGAACGGCCGTCGCGGCAGGGCACGCTGGAACTGCTTTCCGGCCTCGTGCTCGACTATGCGATCATTCCGCTGCCGGATGCACAGACCATGCTGACCTTCGTCAACATGACCGACAGCGTGCGGGCAGAGCGGGCGCTCAAGGAAAAGAACGACGCGCTCCTCAAGGCCGACGAGTTGAAGAACGATTTCGTGCAGCATGTTTCCTACGAGCTGCGCTCGCCGCTGACGAATATCATCGGCTTCACCGACCTCCTGAAAACACCCGGCATCGGCCAATTGACGGAACGGCAGGCGGAATATCTCGATCATATTTCCACCTCGTCCTCGGTTCTTCTGACCATCGTCAACGATATTCTGGATCTCGCGACCGTCGATGCCGGCATCATGCAGCTCAATTATTCGGACAATGATCTGAACGAGTTGCTTGAAGACGTTTCAGTGCAGATCGCCGACCGGCTGCAGGAGAGCGGCATTTCGCTCGAGATCGTCGCGCCGGCCCATCTCGGCAGTCTGGTGGCGGATCACCAGCGCCTGAAGCAGATCCTCATCAAGCTGCTGACCAACGCGATCAATTTTGCGCCGGAGGGGTCTTCGGTTCAGCTCTCCTGCCAGCGCAGCGAAGGTGATTTCGTATTCTCGGTGGCGGACAAGGGACCGGGCATTCCGGAAGACATGCTGAAGACGGTCTTCGACCGCTTCGCAACACGCGGCAATGGCGGACGACGGACCGGTGCGGGGCTTGGCCTTTCCATCGTCGAAAGCTTCGTCAGCCTCCATCACGGCACCGTCAGCATCGACAGCCGGCCCGGTAACGGCACCATCGTCACCTGCCGCATTCCCGCCGGCACGCGCCCGCATTCCATCGCTGCAGAATGA
- the chvI gene encoding two-component system response regulator ChvI, protein MQTIALVDDDRNILTSVSIALEAEGYRVETYTDGASALDGLIARPPQLAIFDIKMPRMDGMELLRRLRQKSDLPVIFLTSKDEEIDELFGLKMGADDFITKPFSQRLLVERVKAILRRASSRDAAPAAGGALKPTADQQARTLERGQLAMDQERHTCTWKGEPVTLTVTEFLILHSLAQRPGVVKSRDALMDAAYDEQVYVDDRTIDSHIKRLRKKFKLVDGDFDMIETLYGVGYRFREAA, encoded by the coding sequence ATGCAGACGATCGCGCTTGTCGACGATGACCGGAATATCCTCACTTCGGTATCGATCGCGCTCGAAGCCGAAGGCTACCGGGTCGAAACGTATACGGACGGCGCCTCCGCGCTTGACGGGCTGATCGCCCGTCCACCGCAGCTCGCCATTTTCGATATTAAGATGCCACGCATGGACGGCATGGAGCTTTTGCGGCGCCTTCGCCAGAAATCGGATCTGCCGGTGATCTTCCTCACCTCCAAGGATGAAGAGATCGATGAATTGTTCGGCCTGAAAATGGGCGCTGACGACTTCATCACCAAACCCTTCTCGCAGCGCCTGCTGGTGGAGCGTGTCAAGGCAATCCTGCGCCGCGCCAGCAGCCGCGATGCCGCGCCAGCGGCTGGCGGCGCACTGAAGCCGACGGCGGACCAGCAAGCCCGCACGCTGGAGCGCGGGCAGCTGGCGATGGATCAGGAACGTCATACCTGCACCTGGAAGGGCGAACCGGTAACGCTCACCGTCACCGAATTCCTCATCCTGCATTCGCTGGCGCAGCGGCCGGGCGTGGTGAAAAGCCGCGACGCGCTGATGGACGCCGCCTATGACGAACAGGTCTATGTGGACGACCGCACCATCGACAGCCATATCAAGCGCCTTCGCAAGAAGTTCAAACTGGTCGATGGCGACTTCGATATGATTGAAACGCTTTATGGCGTAGGATATCGCTTCCGCGAAGCGGCCTGA
- the chvG gene encoding two-component system sensor histidine kinase ChvG, with product MLKKTPETVSDSDDAEERGSERRHRIHPLTIIRRIFGNAVFSSLTRRILFFNVAATVVLVGGILYLNQFREGLIDARVESLLTQGEIIAGAISASASVDTNSITINPEKLLELQAGQSITPAPNDEDLSFPINPERVAPVLRRLISPTRTRARLFDADANLLLDSRHLYSRGQVLRFDLPPVTPETQTWGDWFTSMFNRMLQPSSLPQYKEAPGGDGSIYPEVMNALTGVRGAVVRVTEKGELIVSVAVPVQRFRAVLGVLLLSTQAGDIDKIVHAERLAIMRVFGIATLVNIVLSLLLSSTIATPLRRLSAAAIRVRRGARTREEIPDFSARQDEIGNLSIALREMTTALYDRIDAIESFAADVSHELKNPLTSLRSAVETLPRAKTDESKQRLTEIIFHDVRRLDRLISDISDASRLDAELARADASPVDLDVLMKGLVDISRQIGTKKKSVTIDYTVDRKAGSKTSFVVNGHDLRLSQIVTNLIENARSFVSEESGRITVRLSRHKDRCLVQVEDNGPGIQAEDIDRIFERFYTDRPASEGFGQNSGLGLSISRQIAEAHGGSLRAENVVDKYGVISGARFTLSLPAAETHER from the coding sequence GTGTTGAAGAAAACGCCGGAAACCGTCTCGGATAGTGACGATGCCGAAGAACGCGGCAGCGAACGCCGCCATCGTATCCATCCGCTGACGATCATCCGGCGCATTTTCGGCAATGCGGTGTTTTCCAGCCTCACACGCCGCATTCTTTTCTTCAATGTCGCCGCGACGGTCGTTCTGGTCGGCGGTATTCTCTATCTCAACCAGTTCCGCGAAGGGCTGATCGATGCGCGGGTGGAAAGCCTCCTGACGCAGGGTGAAATCATCGCCGGCGCGATTTCCGCCTCCGCTTCGGTTGACACCAATTCGATCACCATCAATCCGGAAAAACTCCTCGAATTGCAGGCTGGGCAGAGCATTACCCCTGCCCCCAATGATGAGGATTTGAGTTTCCCGATCAATCCGGAACGGGTAGCCCCGGTTCTGCGGCGGCTGATTTCGCCGACGCGCACCCGCGCGCGGCTGTTCGATGCCGATGCCAATCTGCTGCTCGACTCACGGCATCTTTATTCGCGCGGGCAGGTTCTGCGCTTCGATCTGCCGCCGGTAACGCCGGAAACCCAGACCTGGGGCGACTGGTTCACCAGCATGTTCAACCGCATGCTGCAGCCGAGCAGCCTGCCGCAATACAAGGAAGCGCCGGGCGGCGACGGCTCGATCTATCCGGAAGTGATGAATGCGCTGACCGGCGTGCGCGGCGCGGTCGTGCGCGTGACCGAAAAAGGCGAGCTGATTGTTTCGGTCGCCGTGCCGGTACAGCGCTTCCGGGCCGTGCTGGGTGTTCTGCTGCTCTCCACGCAGGCCGGCGATATCGACAAGATCGTGCATGCGGAACGCCTTGCCATCATGCGCGTGTTCGGCATCGCCACCCTTGTCAATATCGTGCTGTCGCTGCTTTTGTCCTCGACCATCGCCACGCCGCTGCGGCGGCTGTCCGCCGCCGCTATTCGCGTGCGCCGCGGCGCGAGAACCCGCGAGGAGATACCGGATTTCTCGGCGCGTCAGGATGAAATCGGCAATCTTTCGATTGCCTTGCGCGAGATGACAACGGCGCTTTACGACCGTATCGATGCCATCGAAAGCTTCGCCGCCGATGTCAGCCACGAACTCAAGAACCCCCTGACCTCGCTGCGCAGCGCCGTGGAAACCCTGCCGCGCGCCAAGACTGACGAGTCGAAACAGCGGCTGACCGAGATCATCTTCCACGATGTTCGCCGCCTCGACCGCCTGATCAGCGATATTTCGGACGCGTCGCGGCTCGATGCGGAACTGGCGCGCGCAGATGCCTCGCCTGTTGATCTTGATGTGCTGATGAAGGGTCTGGTCGATATATCCCGCCAGATTGGCACCAAGAAAAAGAGCGTGACGATCGATTATACTGTGGACCGCAAGGCGGGGAGCAAAACCTCCTTCGTGGTGAATGGCCACGATCTTCGCCTCAGCCAGATTGTCACCAATCTGATCGAGAATGCCCGCTCTTTCGTATCGGAGGAAAGCGGCCGCATCACCGTGCGGCTGTCGCGCCACAAGGACCGCTGCCTCGTGCAGGTGGAAGACAACGGACCTGGCATTCAGGCGGAAGATATCGACCGTATTTTCGAACGGTTTTACACCGACCGCCCGGCAAGCGAAGGCTTCGGCCAGAATTCGGGCCTTGGTCTTTCCATCAGCCGCCAGATCGCCGAAGCCCATGGCGGCAGCCTGAGGGCGGAAAATGTCGTCGACAAATATGGCGTGATATCAGGCGCGCGCTTCACCCTGTCGCTGCCGGCGGCCGAAACCCATGAACGCTGA
- a CDS encoding PTS sugar transporter subunit IIA translates to MIGLVLVTHGKLAEEFRHALEHVVGPQKLIETVCIGPEDDMDQRRQDIIDAVARANDGNGVIILTDMFGGTPSNLAISVMNNGNVEVIAGVNLPMLIKLAGVRSEDNMDKALQDASDAGRKYINVASRVLSGK, encoded by the coding sequence ATGATCGGACTAGTGCTTGTCACCCATGGCAAGCTGGCTGAGGAGTTTCGCCATGCGTTGGAGCATGTCGTCGGTCCCCAGAAATTGATCGAGACGGTCTGTATCGGTCCCGAAGACGACATGGATCAGCGCCGGCAGGATATCATTGACGCCGTTGCACGCGCCAATGACGGCAATGGCGTCATCATCCTGACGGACATGTTCGGCGGCACACCCTCCAATCTCGCAATCTCCGTCATGAACAACGGCAATGTCGAAGTCATCGCCGGGGTCAATCTTCCCATGCTGATCAAGCTCGCCGGCGTTCGCAGCGAGGACAACATGGACAAGGCCCTTCAGGATGCGTCCGATGCCGGCCGCAAATATATCAACGTCGCCAGCCGCGTTTTGAGCGGCAAATAA
- a CDS encoding nucleotidyltransferase family protein, producing the protein MTIKNAMVLAAGLGTRMRPITDTIPKPLVRIAGKPMIDYALDALVEAGAEKIVVNVHHHAEQMIAHLGHRNEAEILISDERTQLMNSGGGLAKGLKLLEPGPVFVMNADLFWIGEQLNAVSNLRKLAQFFDPARMDMALLCVDMDRTTGHNGKRDFNLFEDGKLARYRDADPKPVVYAGAIAMDSRLLDDAPADAFNLNIYFDRAIEKDRLFGLSLDGHWITVGTPDAIEDAENIIRQIREKRSA; encoded by the coding sequence ATGACGATCAAAAACGCGATGGTGCTGGCCGCCGGGCTTGGCACGCGGATGCGCCCGATCACCGATACGATCCCGAAGCCGCTCGTCAGAATCGCCGGCAAACCGATGATCGATTACGCGCTCGACGCCCTTGTCGAAGCCGGGGCCGAGAAGATTGTCGTCAATGTGCACCATCATGCCGAGCAGATGATCGCCCACCTCGGACACCGAAACGAAGCGGAAATCCTGATCTCCGATGAACGCACGCAGCTGATGAATTCCGGCGGCGGCCTTGCAAAAGGCCTGAAGCTTCTGGAGCCCGGCCCGGTCTTCGTCATGAATGCCGATCTCTTCTGGATCGGCGAGCAGCTGAATGCCGTCAGTAATCTGCGCAAGCTTGCACAATTCTTCGATCCGGCCCGCATGGATATGGCGCTGCTCTGTGTCGATATGGACCGCACCACGGGCCATAATGGCAAGAGGGATTTCAACCTCTTCGAAGACGGAAAACTGGCGCGTTATCGCGATGCCGACCCGAAGCCGGTGGTTTACGCGGGCGCCATAGCCATGGATTCGCGCCTGCTTGACGACGCACCGGCAGATGCCTTCAACCTCAATATCTATTTCGACCGCGCCATAGAAAAAGACCGGCTTTTCGGCCTTTCGCTGGATGGCCACTGGATCACAGTCGGCACGCCGGACGCCATAGAAGACGCAGAAAACATCATCCGGCAAATCAGGGAAAAACGCTCTGCATGA
- a CDS encoding HPr kinase/phosphorylase yields the protein MNAERFNLHATAIVVDNTGILFTGPSGSGKSELAFSFLTEAGRCGLPAALIADDQIFVYRDGENIIAERPQAIAGLLELRGSGIVSLNSVASAPLHFAVTTVLSGANPRLPEDDDVFLLPCGGHLPLLRIPLSSLTPYGKFAALAQNLFKTNVK from the coding sequence ATGAACGCTGAACGCTTCAACCTGCACGCCACCGCAATCGTCGTCGACAACACCGGCATTCTCTTCACCGGGCCTTCCGGAAGCGGTAAAAGCGAGCTTGCCTTCAGCTTTCTGACGGAGGCTGGACGATGCGGATTGCCTGCGGCGCTGATCGCGGACGATCAGATTTTCGTGTATCGCGACGGCGAAAACATCATTGCCGAGCGGCCGCAAGCGATTGCCGGTCTGCTGGAATTGCGCGGCAGCGGTATTGTTTCGCTCAACAGCGTTGCGAGCGCACCACTACATTTCGCCGTCACGACAGTTCTTTCAGGGGCAAATCCAAGACTTCCCGAAGATGACGACGTGTTTTTGCTGCCCTGCGGCGGGCATCTTCCGCTCCTGCGCATTCCACTTTCCAGTCTTACGCCTTATGGAAAATTTGCTGCACTTGCTCAGAATCTTTTTAAAACGAATGTGAAGTGA
- a CDS encoding HPr family phosphocarrier protein gives MSPLSRELPIINKRGLHARASAKFVQMVEGFDATITVSKDGMTVGGTSIMGLMMLAASPGCSVYVEASGNQAAEALAALEALVADRFGEEA, from the coding sequence ATGTCGCCTCTTTCCCGGGAATTGCCGATCATCAACAAGCGCGGTCTCCACGCCCGGGCATCCGCGAAATTCGTGCAGATGGTCGAGGGCTTCGATGCGACGATCACGGTTTCCAAGGACGGCATGACCGTTGGCGGCACTTCCATCATGGGCCTGATGATGCTGGCCGCCAGCCCCGGCTGCAGCGTCTATGTCGAGGCGAGCGGCAACCAGGCCGCAGAGGCACTGGCCGCACTGGAGGCGCTGGTCGCCGACCGCTTTGGTGAAGAAGCCTGA